A region from the Colwellia sp. PAMC 21821 genome encodes:
- a CDS encoding glycosyl hydrolase codes for MKVKLLILILLVAITSCQKIPQQAIDSPEAKRPITSTSIVSEYMPRKYFGAVLEPESKIIHGAGQDVESFNHYSSLFADEHKPLIYMTYVSISKGSEEVEKWKNKLKKEIDSQVKHNTVLQIGLSFTGGNDKGKGRAEDAANGEFDEAINQIIQSLIELDRPAYLRIGYEFEGSWNGYTPNAYAATFKRIVNKARAQGLQNTAYVWCSGGGSANFIDFDELMKYYPGDEYVDWWGVDIFSPEEITNPWLGKFYALSAKHGKPVMIGETTPRHVGVNDGKKSWDAWYGPFFNMVKQHPEIKAISYINWDWDYWAKFLNFPWHNWKDARIEKNQYINKHYVNELKDPIWLHSQQTMKLEISTLKGE; via the coding sequence ATGAAAGTTAAATTATTGATTCTAATTTTGCTGGTTGCTATTACTAGTTGCCAAAAAATCCCACAACAAGCTATAGATTCACCTGAGGCAAAACGACCGATTACCTCTACATCTATTGTATCTGAATATATGCCTCGCAAGTACTTTGGTGCAGTACTAGAACCTGAAAGTAAAATTATTCACGGAGCTGGTCAGGACGTAGAAAGTTTCAATCACTATTCTTCATTATTTGCTGATGAGCACAAACCACTTATCTACATGACATATGTCAGTATTAGCAAAGGGAGTGAGGAAGTTGAGAAATGGAAAAATAAATTAAAAAAAGAAATAGATAGCCAAGTTAAACACAATACAGTTTTACAAATTGGTTTGAGTTTTACTGGTGGTAATGATAAAGGGAAAGGTCGTGCCGAAGATGCTGCCAATGGTGAATTCGACGAGGCTATTAACCAAATTATACAATCTCTTATTGAGTTAGATCGTCCTGCGTATTTAAGAATAGGCTACGAGTTTGAAGGCAGTTGGAATGGATATACCCCCAATGCTTATGCTGCTACTTTTAAACGTATAGTGAATAAAGCGAGAGCTCAAGGACTTCAAAACACAGCCTATGTCTGGTGCTCTGGCGGAGGTTCTGCAAATTTTATCGACTTCGACGAACTGATGAAATATTATCCTGGAGACGAATATGTTGATTGGTGGGGAGTAGATATATTTTCACCAGAAGAAATCACTAACCCTTGGCTTGGTAAATTTTATGCGTTATCTGCAAAACATGGGAAACCGGTGATGATCGGCGAAACAACACCTCGTCATGTAGGTGTTAACGACGGAAAAAAAAGCTGGGACGCTTGGTACGGACCATTTTTTAATATGGTTAAACAACATCCTGAAATAAAGGCTATTAGTTATATTAATTGGGATTGGGATTATTGGGCTAAATTTTTAAATTTCCCTTGGCACAATTGGAAAGACGCTCGAATTGAAAAGAATCAATATATTAATAAGCACTATGTTAATGAACTTAAAGATCCTATTTGGTTGCATTCACAGCAAACAATGAAGCTTGAAATTTCGACCCTTAAAGGGGAGTGA
- a CDS encoding AEC family transporter: protein MLETLIKIIPLFALVGSGYFCKKHAIVSVISLKYLTRFVMYLSLPAVLLGKLATTNFETLIDIPFLSAYLVSFLTVMLISGVAGYFLFEKRTNHGVMLGLGGVYGNIGFLAIPVLAATVGGWTSVPLALMLTLDLLILLPLSSFLLQLSNTSNNDINHQDNNFTPIKALKRSLLNPLIISIIAGLILSAWSITLPNSLIDGLKLLGSAAGPCAMFIVGTALFGRSMTQNPFAAIYISTVKLVIMPFVVFLMMSMFQVNTMWVFIATLGAAMPCAAVLGVLAEEYKTLSHQASTAVVLTTVISVITLPLLIYLLN, encoded by the coding sequence ATGTTAGAAACGTTGATCAAAATTATTCCATTATTCGCATTGGTAGGTTCGGGCTATTTTTGTAAAAAGCATGCAATCGTTAGTGTTATTAGCCTTAAATACCTTACACGTTTTGTTATGTATTTATCTTTACCTGCAGTCCTGCTAGGAAAGCTTGCTACCACTAATTTTGAGACCTTGATAGATATTCCTTTTTTGAGTGCTTACTTAGTTTCTTTTTTAACTGTGATGTTAATCTCGGGAGTAGCTGGTTATTTTCTATTTGAGAAGCGGACTAATCATGGCGTTATGTTAGGTTTAGGTGGAGTTTATGGCAATATTGGGTTTCTTGCGATACCGGTTTTAGCCGCCACTGTTGGCGGATGGACGTCTGTACCACTTGCTTTGATGCTGACATTAGACTTACTGATACTGTTACCTTTATCATCTTTTTTACTGCAATTAAGTAATACAAGTAACAACGACATTAATCACCAAGATAACAACTTTACCCCTATTAAAGCGTTAAAGCGTTCGCTACTCAACCCACTTATTATTTCTATTATTGCAGGTTTGATTTTATCTGCTTGGAGTATTACGTTACCTAATAGCCTTATAGATGGGCTCAAACTATTAGGTAGTGCGGCAGGACCTTGCGCAATGTTTATTGTTGGAACCGCCTTATTTGGTCGAAGTATGACTCAAAACCCTTTTGCCGCAATCTACATATCGACAGTCAAATTAGTCATAATGCCTTTTGTAGTATTTCTAATGATGTCGATGTTTCAAGTAAACACAATGTGGGTTTTTATAGCAACTTTAGGTGCTGCGATGCCTTGTGCTGCGGTATTGGGCGTGTTGGCTGAGGAATACAAAACGCTCTCTCATCAAGCATCTACTGCGGTGGTATTAACTACGGTGATATCTGTTATCACCTTGCCTTTGTTAATATACCTTTTAAACTAA
- a CDS encoding aldolase — translation MSINEKTAKEKIVKYARSIFDRGLTSGASANMSVRIDNGWVITPTNTCFGFLQEDELSVIDNDGNLIRGSKASKEFTLHKAMYDKRPQDNCIIHLHSTYATAWSCLPLDNLADCVPTYTPYLTMRLGAIACVPYFAPGDTGLAVAVGNIAAAHAGVIMANHGPIVSAKTIDACVYGIEELEESCKLAFMLDKKQARLLTEGQVKHLKQNTKT, via the coding sequence ATGTCGATAAACGAAAAAACCGCAAAAGAAAAAATTGTTAAATACGCACGATCTATTTTCGATCGCGGTTTAACCTCTGGAGCCTCAGCCAATATGAGTGTTCGTATTGATAACGGTTGGGTCATCACACCGACTAATACTTGTTTCGGATTTTTACAAGAAGACGAACTGTCAGTTATCGATAATGATGGTAATTTAATCCGCGGTAGTAAGGCCTCTAAAGAGTTTACCTTACACAAGGCTATGTACGATAAACGCCCTCAAGATAACTGCATTATTCATTTACATTCCACTTATGCTACAGCATGGTCATGCTTACCTCTAGATAACCTAGCTGATTGTGTCCCTACTTATACCCCGTATCTGACTATGCGCTTAGGGGCTATTGCATGTGTACCTTATTTTGCTCCTGGTGATACAGGTTTAGCCGTTGCAGTAGGCAACATAGCAGCAGCGCATGCAGGCGTTATTATGGCTAACCATGGGCCAATTGTATCTGCCAAAACTATTGATGCATGTGTCTATGGGATAGAAGAATTAGAAGAGAGCTGTAAATTAGCATTTATGCTCGATAAAAAACAGGCACGTCTACTAACCGAAGGTCAAGTAAAACACCTAAAACAGAACACAAAAACTTAA
- a CDS encoding tripartite tricarboxylate transporter substrate binding protein gives MLRALLISLLFFIFISNKADAKQVYPKRPITTTVVWSAGGGTDAVNRVIMAEMSKELGVRINVTNKSGGVSGSIGMSSTLRKRPDGYNLVGIASSNVSAAVNGGWGEKFEVWYPFIVGSSPDVISVKMDSPYHSLAELIAAAKSSPGSLKVGAGGLGSNHHLHLLELNKVAGTDMSFIPYPGSAPSQTAAITGEVDLVITSMAEQVQLIRGNKLRPLAMLHPEKFKMLDGREIPSIVVDFPELTDHLPISQAIGFAVNNKASAEVKRQLVDAFNKAMISKEVKDWAQLNYYQLSGEYGEAAQQVFSRLESRFAWSLEALNANKVSPESLNIARPN, from the coding sequence ATGCTAAGAGCGTTACTTATATCTTTATTGTTTTTTATATTTATCAGCAATAAAGCCGATGCAAAACAGGTGTATCCAAAGCGACCTATTACAACAACTGTTGTTTGGTCTGCTGGCGGTGGTACTGATGCGGTAAATCGTGTGATCATGGCTGAAATGTCGAAGGAACTCGGTGTACGTATTAATGTAACTAATAAATCGGGAGGTGTGTCTGGATCAATCGGCATGAGTTCAACTTTAAGAAAGCGCCCTGATGGATATAATTTGGTTGGCATCGCAAGTTCAAATGTATCCGCAGCGGTTAATGGTGGTTGGGGAGAGAAATTCGAGGTGTGGTATCCCTTCATAGTGGGTAGTTCTCCAGACGTAATATCCGTTAAAATGGACTCTCCTTACCATTCACTTGCCGAGCTAATCGCAGCGGCTAAAAGTTCTCCTGGGAGTCTTAAAGTAGGTGCTGGGGGGTTGGGCAGTAATCATCATTTGCATTTACTTGAGCTCAATAAAGTAGCAGGTACTGATATGAGCTTTATTCCTTATCCGGGATCGGCTCCATCACAAACGGCAGCGATCACAGGAGAGGTTGATTTAGTTATAACCTCAATGGCTGAACAAGTTCAACTCATTCGAGGTAATAAACTTAGACCCTTAGCTATGTTGCATCCAGAAAAATTTAAGATGCTAGATGGAAGAGAAATTCCGAGTATTGTTGTTGATTTTCCTGAGTTAACTGATCACTTGCCTATTAGCCAAGCTATTGGTTTTGCTGTTAATAACAAAGCTTCAGCAGAGGTTAAACGCCAACTTGTTGATGCTTTTAATAAAGCAATGATCTCTAAAGAAGTGAAAGACTGGGCACAACTGAATTATTATCAGTTAAGCGGCGAATACGGAGAGGCAGCACAGCAAGTTTTTTCTCGCTTAGAGTCGCGCTTTGCTTGGTCTTTGGAAGCGCTCAATGCTAATAAGGTATCACCTGAATCGCTCAATATAGCGCGACCAAACTAA
- a CDS encoding endo-1,4-beta-xylanase has protein sequence MKIYKISHLAVIATLAIGVFSCSEKSTAQSVNKVTLKEAYADKFLVGATLGASMFTTPNHPSLALAKENFSAITLDNDMKWERINPLPGKFNFEIADKFAQLGVDENIATVGHVLFWHSQTPDWVFKDDEGNLLTREALLDRMRERAKMFASRYGDRIKIWDVVNEAIEDDGSLRKSLYNQIIGDDFIEQAFIIADQEMPKDATLIYNDYGMNRVGRRDTVLAMVKGFQQKGVRIDGIGLQGHWGMVNPTAEIIDTTLTLYAATGLPLHITELDVDFLGRDNFGANVDIKKLKATPENNPYPDGNVPPEAEAKFAKRYTEIFQQFLKHHDSIDRVTFWGVTDGDSWLNSWPLEGRTNFPLLFKRDGSTKQAHDNVIALVK, from the coding sequence ATGAAAATATATAAGATATCTCATTTAGCCGTTATCGCTACACTTGCGATTGGTGTATTTAGTTGTTCTGAAAAGTCAACTGCACAGTCTGTTAATAAAGTAACATTAAAAGAAGCTTACGCAGATAAATTTCTTGTGGGTGCAACATTAGGAGCATCAATGTTTACAACACCTAATCACCCTTCTTTAGCGTTAGCTAAGGAAAACTTCAGCGCCATAACACTTGATAACGACATGAAATGGGAACGTATTAATCCTTTACCAGGTAAATTCAATTTTGAAATTGCAGATAAATTTGCTCAATTAGGCGTTGATGAAAACATTGCTACCGTAGGTCATGTTTTATTTTGGCATAGTCAAACCCCAGATTGGGTATTTAAAGATGATGAAGGTAACCTGTTAACTAGAGAAGCTTTACTTGATCGCATGAGAGAACGAGCAAAAATGTTTGCTAGTCGTTATGGTGACAGAATTAAAATTTGGGATGTAGTTAATGAAGCGATTGAAGACGATGGCTCTTTACGCAAATCATTATATAACCAAATTATTGGTGATGACTTTATCGAACAAGCTTTTATTATTGCTGACCAAGAAATGCCTAAAGACGCGACTTTAATCTATAACGATTATGGCATGAATAGAGTTGGGCGAAGAGACACGGTTCTTGCCATGGTCAAAGGTTTCCAACAAAAAGGTGTTCGTATTGACGGCATTGGTCTTCAAGGTCATTGGGGTATGGTTAATCCAACGGCTGAAATAATTGATACTACATTAACCCTTTATGCTGCTACTGGATTACCTTTACACATTACAGAGCTTGACGTTGACTTTTTAGGTCGTGATAATTTTGGTGCAAATGTCGATATTAAAAAATTGAAAGCAACACCTGAAAATAATCCTTATCCTGATGGTAACGTACCTCCTGAAGCTGAAGCTAAATTCGCTAAACGTTATACCGAAATTTTTCAGCAATTTCTTAAGCATCACGACAGTATTGATCGTGTTACCTTTTGGGGAGTTACTGATGGTGACTCTTGGTTAAATAGCTGGCCTTTAGAAGGAAGAACTAATTTCCCATTATTATTTAAAAGAGACGGTTCAACTAAACAAGCACACGATAATGTGATTGCATTAGTAAAATAA
- the otnK gene encoding 3-oxo-tetronate kinase, with translation MNNYLKKPILGCIADDFTGASDLASFLLNSGLKTLQLNRIPDNFDLALDDYDAIVIALKTRTVSADSAVETSLAALHWLQGVGCQKFYFKYCSTFDSTPYGNIGPVIDALLDALQLKSTIVCPALPVNGRTVYMGHLFVGDAPLNESPLKDHPLTPMLDSSLIRLIEAQGKGKAMNIPYHCIEGDEKSFNQALVEAAQKYRYIVLDTLSTEHLEIIGRNIEAFTLITGGSGLATNLTSEFSKYGYVTDLSKKSTRMSEGPTLILSGSCSAMTQLQVSEYKREHPSLYIDPFKLLNKTQTYEQILDWALQNQSAAPLIYTTSSKEVVSKVQREIGFEKSQALLEGTLAKLGEDCIKAGFKNIIVAGGETSGAIVNNLDITAFEIGQSVSPGVPILHSITPPIINLALKSGNFGDQTFFQTALEKLTCR, from the coding sequence ATGAATAATTACTTAAAGAAACCCATTCTTGGTTGTATAGCTGATGACTTCACGGGAGCATCAGATTTAGCTAGTTTTCTTCTTAACAGTGGTTTAAAAACCCTACAGCTCAACCGCATTCCTGATAACTTTGACCTTGCGTTAGATGACTATGACGCCATAGTCATTGCGCTAAAAACTCGTACTGTAAGTGCTGATAGTGCCGTTGAAACGTCACTCGCCGCTTTGCATTGGCTTCAAGGGGTGGGATGCCAAAAGTTCTACTTTAAATACTGCTCAACTTTTGACTCAACACCTTATGGGAACATTGGCCCAGTAATAGACGCACTGCTTGATGCATTACAACTAAAAAGCACGATTGTTTGCCCTGCGCTGCCTGTTAATGGTAGAACCGTTTATATGGGCCATCTTTTTGTTGGCGATGCTCCCTTAAATGAGAGTCCGCTAAAAGATCACCCTTTAACACCCATGTTAGACTCCTCTTTGATACGCCTCATTGAAGCTCAAGGGAAAGGTAAAGCAATGAATATTCCCTATCATTGTATCGAAGGAGATGAGAAATCTTTTAATCAAGCTCTAGTAGAAGCGGCGCAAAAGTATCGATATATAGTACTTGATACCTTAAGCACTGAGCATTTAGAAATTATTGGCCGAAATATAGAAGCATTCACGCTCATAACAGGTGGTTCAGGCTTAGCAACTAACCTAACAAGTGAATTTTCAAAATATGGATACGTCACTGATTTATCGAAAAAATCAACGCGGATGTCTGAAGGTCCAACACTTATACTTAGTGGTAGCTGTTCAGCTATGACACAGCTGCAAGTGTCTGAATATAAACGAGAACACCCATCGCTTTATATCGACCCATTTAAACTACTTAATAAAACGCAAACCTACGAACAAATACTAGATTGGGCACTGCAAAACCAATCTGCAGCACCGTTAATTTACACCACATCTTCTAAAGAAGTCGTGAGCAAGGTACAAAGGGAAATAGGTTTTGAAAAATCACAAGCCCTATTAGAAGGCACCTTAGCTAAATTGGGCGAAGATTGTATTAAAGCTGGCTTTAAAAACATTATTGTTGCTGGCGGAGAAACTTCGGGTGCCATTGTGAATAATTTAGACATAACCGCTTTCGAAATTGGTCAGAGTGTGAGCCCTGGCGTTCCTATTTTACATTCTATAACACCTCCTATCATCAATCTCGCATTGAAGTCGGGTAATTTTGGTGATCAAACATTCTTTCAAACTGCACTGGAGAAACTTACATGTCGATAA
- a CDS encoding tripartite tricarboxylate transporter TctB family protein gives MKQEILIDADKDNKRRALSRSNFKVGVVLLIICAAFFVHTLSFPMTGSYGGVENQWYVSPALFPLAVLSILMILSGILIIKVWKECDYFNVRMGHSDKETIDNRKNLDKWYVIVLLCLYVYVYIPSADFYLVTCLFVLSLILRFYLQLRGIWRGVLYIHIPLTILLLSIRSMHSEVFSWFLKESIVDEPLILINDLCCAATLFLLLIASVINLKNNPAKLVRVLVYGMLIPLILICIFSFVLYVPMPVEYGSVSSFLNYFVYDVLGV, from the coding sequence ATGAAACAAGAAATTCTTATTGATGCAGATAAGGACAACAAACGCCGTGCATTATCTCGTTCGAATTTTAAAGTTGGCGTAGTGTTACTGATAATTTGTGCAGCATTTTTTGTGCATACTTTATCGTTTCCAATGACGGGGTCGTATGGTGGAGTGGAAAATCAGTGGTATGTTTCACCTGCCTTATTTCCACTAGCGGTGCTTAGTATATTAATGATATTGAGCGGAATTCTGATCATAAAGGTTTGGAAGGAGTGTGATTATTTCAATGTACGAATGGGGCATAGCGATAAAGAAACCATTGATAATAGAAAGAACCTAGATAAATGGTACGTTATCGTACTTTTGTGCCTGTATGTTTATGTATATATTCCCTCAGCAGATTTCTATTTAGTTACTTGTTTATTTGTGCTATCGCTCATTCTTCGATTTTACTTGCAACTCAGGGGTATATGGCGAGGGGTATTATATATTCATATCCCGCTGACTATTTTGCTACTAAGTATTCGAAGTATGCACAGTGAAGTTTTCAGTTGGTTTTTAAAAGAAAGTATTGTTGATGAGCCACTTATTCTTATCAATGATCTATGTTGTGCCGCGACGTTATTTTTATTACTGATCGCGAGTGTGATTAATTTAAAAAATAACCCGGCTAAATTGGTCAGAGTGTTGGTATATGGCATGTTAATACCTTTAATCTTAATCTGTATTTTTAGTTTTGTACTCTATGTACCAATGCCTGTTGAATATGGCAGTGTGTCGAGTTTTCTTAATTATTTCGTTTACGATGTTTTGGGTGTTTGA
- a CDS encoding NAD(P)-dependent oxidoreductase codes for MTKRIIFTGGTGKAGRHVVAHLLDKGYSVLNLDLKPYDHPGVNTLITDITDSGQVFNAMSMHFGLESYDESQLPTIPDAVVHFAAIPRVGIYPDNTTFAKNTLGTYNVIEAAMKLGVRKVIIASSETTYGVCFAEGDKDYHAFPLEEDYDSDPMDSYGLSKVVNEKTARAFAMRFGADIYALRIGNVIEPHEYVNFDGYLDDPKSRKRNAWSYIDARDLGEIVHLCLKKDSLGYQVFNAVNDTITADLPTKEFLAKYCPDTPIMRPMEQYEAPISNRKIREVLGFKETHCWRNYVKR; via the coding sequence ATGACAAAACGCATCATCTTTACTGGGGGGACCGGCAAAGCAGGCAGACACGTTGTAGCGCATTTGTTGGACAAGGGCTATTCTGTACTTAACCTTGATCTAAAGCCTTACGATCATCCAGGTGTGAACACCTTGATTACCGACATCACCGATAGTGGACAGGTCTTCAACGCTATGTCCATGCACTTTGGACTGGAAAGCTATGATGAAAGTCAACTGCCCACTATACCTGATGCAGTGGTGCATTTTGCGGCAATCCCGCGTGTGGGGATCTATCCGGATAATACGACCTTTGCAAAGAATACTTTGGGTACTTACAACGTGATCGAAGCGGCCATGAAACTTGGTGTGCGCAAGGTCATCATCGCCAGTTCTGAAACCACCTATGGCGTATGTTTTGCTGAAGGCGATAAAGATTATCACGCCTTCCCACTTGAAGAAGATTATGATAGCGACCCGATGGATAGTTATGGTCTGTCTAAGGTGGTTAACGAAAAAACCGCTCGTGCATTTGCGATGCGCTTTGGCGCAGATATCTACGCGTTGCGTATAGGCAATGTCATCGAGCCACACGAGTATGTGAATTTTGATGGCTATCTAGACGATCCGAAAAGCCGAAAGCGCAACGCATGGAGTTACATCGACGCCCGTGATCTAGGCGAAATCGTGCATCTTTGTCTGAAAAAGGATAGTTTGGGATATCAGGTATTCAATGCCGTGAACGATACCATCACAGCGGATTTGCCAACGAAAGAGTTCCTTGCGAAATATTGCCCCGACACACCGATTATGCGCCCGATGGAGCAATACGAAGCGCCAATTTCCAACCGTAAAATCCGCGAAGTCTTGGGCTTCAAAGAAACGCATTGCTGGCGGAACTATGTCAAACGTTAA
- a CDS encoding glycoside hydrolase family 3 N-terminal domain-containing protein, whose protein sequence is MYMIKKKNIIGRTVFLCSLMFVALNTHGKNSELYLDSSQPIEKRVVDLLARMTLEEKVAQLQTIWHQGRELDTGFDAKKNTANGEFDASQAKRIMPLGIGQIARPSEFKDPLQTVKYTNAIQRWLINETRLGIPAIFHEEALHGHAATQSTSFPQAIALASTWDDELIKEVYSASAKEVRARGGNQALTPILDIARDPRWGRIEETMGEDPYLIAQLGVAAVKGFQGDGDTIPQDRVIATLKHLTGHGQPSGGMNIAPAHIGERELREVFLYPFEAAVTLANVRSIMASYNEIDGIPSHANKMLLTDILRKEWGFNGLLVSDYNAIAELLTRHQLGGSKEDVAMMALNAGVDVEMPDPDVYPLLTSLVKQNRLDVKLIDISVTRILREKFNLGLFESPYTSEAGVNQFIGNDKHRALALKTAEKAMVLLKNDGTLPLNINDFKKIAVIGPHADETLLGGYSDVPRQTVPILNGIREKLKGKAEVRFAKGARITQDIQDPTTLAIKASTYSKQRWEQNDASLAGQDDSQHLIDEAVKLTLDSDVAILVVGSNEATSREAWSEDHLGDRTSLNLLGSQEALIEAILATGKPTVLVMTNGRPLTLGKLYDKAPAIIEAWYLGQETGTAVANVLFGDVNPSGKLPLTFVRDVGQIPLYYNYRPSAKRGYLHGDTSAQFPFGYGLSYTSFKYSNLTIDDSKAQANGVIKARLSITNTGQYDGEEVVQFYVRDKFASVTRPVKQLKGFKRVALKTGESAKLEFSLPVNMLAFYDAQMQFIVEPGDIELMVGSSSKDIRQSLVFKVSGDTSVIHQEQKAYLSQVQIF, encoded by the coding sequence ATGTACATGATAAAGAAAAAGAACATTATTGGCCGAACTGTATTTTTGTGCAGCCTTATGTTTGTAGCCTTGAACACTCACGGGAAAAATTCGGAGCTGTACCTAGATTCTAGCCAGCCAATAGAAAAAAGAGTGGTTGATCTACTTGCTCGCATGACATTAGAAGAAAAAGTGGCGCAATTGCAAACTATTTGGCATCAGGGGCGCGAACTCGACACGGGATTTGATGCAAAGAAAAATACTGCCAATGGTGAATTTGACGCAAGCCAAGCCAAGCGTATTATGCCCTTAGGGATTGGTCAAATAGCACGTCCGAGTGAATTCAAAGATCCGCTACAAACAGTCAAATACACCAATGCAATTCAACGTTGGTTAATAAATGAAACAAGATTAGGTATACCTGCCATTTTCCACGAAGAGGCTCTGCATGGTCATGCGGCTACTCAATCGACTAGCTTTCCCCAAGCCATAGCCTTAGCGAGTACTTGGGATGACGAATTGATTAAAGAAGTTTACTCAGCAAGTGCCAAGGAAGTAAGGGCCCGTGGCGGTAACCAAGCTCTTACACCAATATTGGATATCGCTCGTGATCCGCGATGGGGACGAATTGAAGAGACCATGGGAGAGGACCCATATCTTATAGCCCAATTAGGCGTTGCGGCGGTAAAAGGTTTTCAGGGAGATGGAGATACTATCCCTCAAGATCGTGTTATCGCAACATTAAAGCATTTGACCGGGCATGGTCAGCCCAGTGGAGGTATGAACATTGCGCCAGCCCATATTGGTGAACGAGAATTACGTGAGGTGTTTTTATATCCATTTGAGGCGGCAGTAACGCTCGCAAATGTGCGGAGCATTATGGCTTCATATAACGAGATTGATGGTATACCTTCTCATGCTAACAAAATGTTGTTAACGGATATTTTACGTAAAGAATGGGGCTTCAACGGCCTGTTAGTAAGTGACTATAACGCCATCGCTGAGTTGCTAACCCGCCATCAATTAGGCGGTAGCAAGGAAGACGTGGCGATGATGGCATTAAACGCTGGGGTGGATGTTGAGATGCCCGATCCAGATGTATATCCATTGTTAACTAGCTTGGTTAAACAAAATCGTCTTGATGTGAAGCTTATCGACATCTCAGTAACACGCATCCTAAGGGAAAAATTCAATCTAGGCCTTTTCGAATCCCCTTATACTTCTGAAGCAGGTGTTAATCAATTTATCGGTAACGATAAACATCGCGCACTAGCACTTAAGACAGCTGAAAAGGCCATGGTGTTGTTAAAAAATGATGGTACTTTGCCACTAAATATTAATGACTTTAAAAAAATTGCCGTGATAGGACCACATGCAGATGAAACTTTGCTTGGAGGCTACAGTGATGTACCTCGTCAAACGGTGCCTATTTTAAATGGAATTAGGGAAAAATTAAAAGGTAAAGCTGAGGTCAGATTTGCCAAAGGGGCACGTATTACTCAAGATATTCAAGATCCCACGACACTAGCTATTAAAGCGTCAACATATTCCAAACAACGGTGGGAACAGAATGATGCCAGCTTGGCAGGGCAAGACGACAGCCAACACCTAATTGACGAGGCTGTAAAGCTGACCCTAGATAGCGATGTTGCGATTCTAGTGGTTGGATCAAATGAAGCGACTTCACGAGAAGCATGGTCGGAAGATCATCTCGGCGACCGGACATCACTTAACCTTCTAGGTTCACAGGAAGCTCTAATTGAGGCCATACTGGCAACCGGAAAGCCGACTGTTTTAGTGATGACTAATGGTCGCCCGTTAACGCTAGGAAAATTATACGACAAAGCGCCCGCAATCATTGAGGCTTGGTATTTAGGACAAGAAACGGGCACGGCTGTCGCAAATGTATTGTTTGGCGACGTTAATCCAAGTGGTAAGTTACCACTGACGTTCGTGCGTGATGTGGGGCAGATTCCGCTTTATTACAATTATCGACCATCAGCTAAACGGGGTTATCTGCATGGCGATACTTCTGCACAATTTCCTTTTGGATACGGGCTCAGTTACACGTCATTTAAGTATTCAAATTTGACTATTGATGATAGCAAGGCACAAGCCAATGGCGTCATTAAAGCCAGACTCAGCATAACGAATACAGGGCAATATGATGGCGAGGAAGTAGTGCAATTTTATGTGCGCGACAAATTCGCCTCTGTTACCCGTCCAGTTAAGCAGTTAAAAGGCTTTAAGCGTGTTGCTTTAAAAACCGGTGAGTCGGCGAAGCTCGAATTTAGCTTGCCGGTAAATATGTTGGCGTTTTACGATGCGCAAATGCAGTTTATTGTCGAACCTGGAGATATAGAGTTAATGGTGGGAAGTTCATCAAAAGATATCCGACAAAGCCTAGTTTTTAAAGTATCAGGTGATACTAGCGTTATCCATCAAGAGCAAAAAGCTTATTTGAGCCAAGTGCAAATATTTTAG
- a CDS encoding antibiotic biosynthesis monooxygenase, giving the protein MFVVTVKFIISTSFLAQFMEAVQKQAKDSLDIEHECHYFDVCTSQEKNNEVFLYEIYETDKSFDDHLLTNHFKNFNQKTSDWVVSKKVETFNLTK; this is encoded by the coding sequence ATGTTTGTAGTTACCGTAAAGTTTATAATTAGTACCTCTTTTCTAGCTCAATTTATGGAAGCTGTACAAAAACAAGCGAAAGATTCGCTAGATATTGAACATGAATGTCATTACTTTGATGTATGCACAAGCCAAGAAAAAAATAATGAAGTGTTTTTGTATGAAATATACGAGACAGATAAATCATTCGATGACCATCTATTGACTAATCACTTCAAAAACTTTAATCAGAAAACGTCTGACTGGGTAGTATCAAAAAAAGTAGAAACTTTCAATCTGACGAAGTAA